From Caminibacter mediatlanticus TB-2, the proteins below share one genomic window:
- a CDS encoding metallophosphoesterase family protein, translating to MRVGIISDTHKKVGRAKKAIDLLKEKGCEWIIHAGDIVKVEILDYLEEVYKNRYIAVLGNNDYHLYEVVDKYHLVTEPYYFKLASLTWKLMHYPKYIFPLDTDIIVYGHTHDVDISFNGKNLIINPGEVCARDHGFSTCVSLDIEENKYIVTLFYRKIGESEWKSKVKEFIKV from the coding sequence TTGAGAGTAGGAATTATAAGCGATACTCACAAAAAAGTAGGTAGGGCTAAAAAAGCTATCGATTTATTAAAAGAAAAAGGGTGTGAATGGATAATTCACGCTGGTGATATTGTAAAGGTTGAGATTTTAGATTATTTAGAAGAAGTTTATAAAAATAGGTATATTGCAGTTTTAGGAAATAATGATTATCATTTATATGAGGTTGTAGATAAATATCATTTAGTAACTGAACCATACTACTTTAAGTTAGCTTCTCTTACTTGGAAACTTATGCATTATCCTAAATATATTTTTCCTCTTGATACGGATATAATTGTTTATGGTCATACTCACGATGTTGATATTAGTTTCAATGGTAAAAACTTAATTATAAATCCTGGCGAAGTTTGTGCAAGAGACCATGGCTTTTCTACTTGTGTTAGTTTAGATATTGAAGAGAATAAATATATAGTGACTCTTTTTTATAGAAAGATTGGTGAGAGTGAGTGGAAAAGTAAAGTTAAAGAGTTTATAAAGGTATAA